In Sorghum bicolor cultivar BTx623 chromosome 10, Sorghum_bicolor_NCBIv3, whole genome shotgun sequence, one genomic interval encodes:
- the LOC110430875 gene encoding uncharacterized protein LOC110430875 isoform X1 has product MDAAPASMAEVAAVAPMPVLEKLVDALATAPAKKKLPSSSNDKKRKEKGPPNTARAAEAPVAKRKGKGLPHPVPTSEVPIAKKPNTGDAPTSTAEFPRSSVAIAAGTHKAMQTLASAWLPAPRSMLPLLQDEDANGQTPQQKPIGRRIQRPYH; this is encoded by the exons ATGGATGCTGCTCCTGCATCCATGGCCGAGGTGGCTGCTGTGGCGCCCATGCCGGTGCTGGAGAAGCTCGTCGATGCCCTTGCCACTGCGCCAGCCAAGAAGAAGCTGCCATCTTCCTCCAatgacaagaagaggaaggagaagggccCGCCAAACACTGCTCGGGCCGCCGAAGCTCCTGTCGCCAAGAGGAAGGGGAAGGGACTGCCGCACCCTGTTCCGACTTCCGAGGTCCCCATCGCCAAGAAGCCGAACACCGGCGATGCGCCAACATCCACAGCTGAGTTCCCCAGATCTAGCGTAGCCATCGCCGCCGGTACTCACAAAGCAATGCAAACCCTTGCCTCCGCGTGGTTGCCGGCCCCGAGGTCCATGCTGCCCCTGCTCCAGGACGAGGACGCCAACGGCCAAACGCCACAACAG AAACCAATTGGAAGAAGGATCCAGCGACCATATCATTGA
- the LOC110430875 gene encoding uncharacterized protein LOC110430875 isoform X2 has product MDAAPASMAEVAAVAPMPVLEKLVDALATAPAKKKLPSSSNDKKRKEKGPPNTARAAEAPVAKRKGKGLPHPVPTSEVPIAKKPNTGDAPTSTAEFPRSSVAIAAGTHKAMQTLASAWLPAPRSMLPLLQDEDANGQTPQQNAI; this is encoded by the exons ATGGATGCTGCTCCTGCATCCATGGCCGAGGTGGCTGCTGTGGCGCCCATGCCGGTGCTGGAGAAGCTCGTCGATGCCCTTGCCACTGCGCCAGCCAAGAAGAAGCTGCCATCTTCCTCCAatgacaagaagaggaaggagaagggccCGCCAAACACTGCTCGGGCCGCCGAAGCTCCTGTCGCCAAGAGGAAGGGGAAGGGACTGCCGCACCCTGTTCCGACTTCCGAGGTCCCCATCGCCAAGAAGCCGAACACCGGCGATGCGCCAACATCCACAGCTGAGTTCCCCAGATCTAGCGTAGCCATCGCCGCCGGTACTCACAAAGCAATGCAAACCCTTGCCTCCGCGTGGTTGCCGGCCCCGAGGTCCATGCTGCCCCTGCTCCAGGACGAGGACGCCAACGGCCAAACGCCACAACAG AATGCAATATGA